A genomic segment from Diospyros lotus cultivar Yz01 chromosome 5, ASM1463336v1, whole genome shotgun sequence encodes:
- the LOC127800995 gene encoding uncharacterized protein LOC127800995 isoform X1 codes for MTTTIPFLILHIVMIMISNIEVACICLPCIIFNDVAITLMAPKRQTRWLIGSMSHSINSHHNDSQSVPSHYPTPNAVPSHPKHPEDDLIHSQSNPQDSHSQEGTSSMSSTAKKGRRISRQISKWGKEKIHIEFDAEGQPVGEMKTKLETQLGVMVRSIAPLTFTDWRSPGMELYKERIWQEVLDNTDVPTTWRSICLQHASKKWKEYKATLKRHYDCHETDAVCLSKIPPGVDPEQWKVLVEYWGCEQTHERSATNRAKREKQKMGHTSGRRSHPQVRHQMTIENGDEPDRIKHFKKTHTKKSGEIVDSTSSYIIEQMDERLSQIPDDEQTPDSLKDVFTQILSKDGHGSVRMGGVGTCSAKVRKKQQYQVTQEQYDQMRAQITAELEEKFQAQIQSQVQIQIRAILEAMGHTPPALDNTPQLRQLSSHASTSVAHASTPSPEAECIGLSTPKCGHYLENEKI; via the exons ATGACAACGACAATTCCATTCCTTATACTGCATATAGTGATGATAATGATTTCTAATATTGAAGTGGCATGTATATGTCTTCCttgcataatatttaatgatgtg GCAATTACACTGATGGCACCTAAGAGGCAGACTCGTTGGCTAATTGGATCCATGTCACACAGTATAAATTCACACCACAATGATTCACAGTCAGTTCCATCCCATTATCCAACCCCAAACGCAGTCCCGTCACATCCCAAGCATCCTGAAGATGACTtgatccactcacaatccaacccCCAAGACTCACATAGTCAGGaag GCACAAGCTCCATGTCATCTACGGCCAAGAAAGGCAGAAgaatatcaagacaaatttcaaagtggggaaaagaaaagattcatattgaatttgatgctgAAGGACAACCAGTTGGGGAGATGAAAACTAAATTGGAAACTCAGCTAGGTGTGATGGTAAGGAGTATTGCTCCCCTTACATTTACTGATTGGAGGTCACCGGGAATGGAACTATATAAGGAGCGCATCTGGCAAGAGGTCTTG GATAACACTGATGTACCCACAACATGGAGATCAATTTGCTTGCAACATGCTTCCAAGAAGTGGAAAGAGTACAAAGCCACCTTGAAGAGGCATTATGATTGCCATGAGACAGATGCAGTTTGTCTGTCAAAAATACCGCCTGGGGTGGACCCAGAACAGTGGAAGGTTCTTGTGGAGTATTGGGGATGTGAGCAAACACAt GAACGTAGTGCGACAAATCGTGCCAAACGAGAAAAGCAAAAGATGGGTCACACCAGCGGTAGGCGATCACATCCTCAAGTTAGGCACCAG atgactattgaaaatggagatgagccagatagaatcaagcattttaaaaagacacacaccaaaaagagtggagagatagtagactctacatcttcatatataatc gaacaaatggatgaaaggttGTCACAAATACCTGATGATGAACAAACTCCAGATTCGCTAAAGGatgtctttactcaaatactGAGCAAAGATGGACATGGCAGCGTAAGGATGGGAGGAGTTGGAACATGTTCAGCTAAGGTTAGAAAAAAACAGCAGTATCAGGTGACCCAAGAACAGTATGACCAAATGCGTGCACAAATTACTGCCgagctagaagaaaaatttcaagctcaaatccaaagtcaagttcaaattcaaattcgTGCAATACTTGAGGCAATGGGACATACACCACCTGCTCTAGATAATACACCACAACTGAGACAG ctATCCTCACATGCTAGTACTTCTGTCGCACATGCAAGCACACCATCACCTGAAGCTGAATGCATTGGATTGTCGACACCAAAATGTGGTCATTATTTAGAG aacgaaaaaatatga
- the LOC127800995 gene encoding uncharacterized protein LOC127800995 isoform X2, whose product MAPKRQTRWLIGSMSHSINSHHNDSQSVPSHYPTPNAVPSHPKHPEDDLIHSQSNPQDSHSQEGTSSMSSTAKKGRRISRQISKWGKEKIHIEFDAEGQPVGEMKTKLETQLGVMVRSIAPLTFTDWRSPGMELYKERIWQEVLDNTDVPTTWRSICLQHASKKWKEYKATLKRHYDCHETDAVCLSKIPPGVDPEQWKVLVEYWGCEQTHERSATNRAKREKQKMGHTSGRRSHPQVRHQMTIENGDEPDRIKHFKKTHTKKSGEIVDSTSSYIIEQMDERLSQIPDDEQTPDSLKDVFTQILSKDGHGSVRMGGVGTCSAKVRKKQQYQVTQEQYDQMRAQITAELEEKFQAQIQSQVQIQIRAILEAMGHTPPALDNTPQLRQLSSHASTSVAHASTPSPEAECIGLSTPKCGHYLENEKI is encoded by the exons ATGGCACCTAAGAGGCAGACTCGTTGGCTAATTGGATCCATGTCACACAGTATAAATTCACACCACAATGATTCACAGTCAGTTCCATCCCATTATCCAACCCCAAACGCAGTCCCGTCACATCCCAAGCATCCTGAAGATGACTtgatccactcacaatccaacccCCAAGACTCACATAGTCAGGaag GCACAAGCTCCATGTCATCTACGGCCAAGAAAGGCAGAAgaatatcaagacaaatttcaaagtggggaaaagaaaagattcatattgaatttgatgctgAAGGACAACCAGTTGGGGAGATGAAAACTAAATTGGAAACTCAGCTAGGTGTGATGGTAAGGAGTATTGCTCCCCTTACATTTACTGATTGGAGGTCACCGGGAATGGAACTATATAAGGAGCGCATCTGGCAAGAGGTCTTG GATAACACTGATGTACCCACAACATGGAGATCAATTTGCTTGCAACATGCTTCCAAGAAGTGGAAAGAGTACAAAGCCACCTTGAAGAGGCATTATGATTGCCATGAGACAGATGCAGTTTGTCTGTCAAAAATACCGCCTGGGGTGGACCCAGAACAGTGGAAGGTTCTTGTGGAGTATTGGGGATGTGAGCAAACACAt GAACGTAGTGCGACAAATCGTGCCAAACGAGAAAAGCAAAAGATGGGTCACACCAGCGGTAGGCGATCACATCCTCAAGTTAGGCACCAG atgactattgaaaatggagatgagccagatagaatcaagcattttaaaaagacacacaccaaaaagagtggagagatagtagactctacatcttcatatataatc gaacaaatggatgaaaggttGTCACAAATACCTGATGATGAACAAACTCCAGATTCGCTAAAGGatgtctttactcaaatactGAGCAAAGATGGACATGGCAGCGTAAGGATGGGAGGAGTTGGAACATGTTCAGCTAAGGTTAGAAAAAAACAGCAGTATCAGGTGACCCAAGAACAGTATGACCAAATGCGTGCACAAATTACTGCCgagctagaagaaaaatttcaagctcaaatccaaagtcaagttcaaattcaaattcgTGCAATACTTGAGGCAATGGGACATACACCACCTGCTCTAGATAATACACCACAACTGAGACAG ctATCCTCACATGCTAGTACTTCTGTCGCACATGCAAGCACACCATCACCTGAAGCTGAATGCATTGGATTGTCGACACCAAAATGTGGTCATTATTTAGAG aacgaaaaaatatga
- the LOC127802200 gene encoding uncharacterized protein LOC127802200, with the protein MNSTRFEIDIFDGKGDYGSWKKKMRVLLSHHKVLIALESDDRKWSADQLARTEEIREEAFNLIFLHLCDSMIRKVDGLELRNSEPSTYEEAVSSKESVKWQQAMEEEIWKSQLQPLIALSSTEAEYVVVTNVVKEAVWLQGILQEIHLLQGKAMVYSDSQSAIHLTKNPVYHERTKHVDVRYHYVRDLVTNGTISILKVPTENNPADMGTKLLIATKFKHFLDLLHVGIG; encoded by the exons ATGAATtctacccgatttgaaatcgatATATTTGATGGAAAAGGAGATTATGGAagctggaaaaagaagatgagagtgtTACtttctcatcacaaagtgcttatagcacttgaGTCAGATGATCGCAAATGGTCCGCAGACCAGCTTGCGAGGACAGAAGAAATCAGAGAGGAAGCCTTCAATCTGATCTTCCTCCACTTATGTGATAGTATGATCCGCAAAGTAGATG GACTGGAATTAAGGAATAGTGAGCCTTCCAcatatgaggaggctgtcagctccaAGGAAAGTGTAAAGTGGCAGCAGGCCATGGAAGAGGAAAT TTGGAAATCACAGCTGCAGCCTCTGATTGctctgtcttccactgaggctGAGTATGTAGTAGTGACTAATGTTGTTAAAGAGGCTGTGTGGCTTCAAGGTATCCTTCAGGAAATCCACCTGCTTCAAGGTAAGGCTATGGTGTATTCAGACAGTCAAAGTGCGATTCACTTGACCAAAAATCCAGTCTACCATGAACGCACAAAGCACGTGGATGTCAGGTATCATTATGTTAGAGATTTGGTTACTAATGGCACTATTTCTATACTAAAAGTGCCTACAGAAAATAACCCAGCTGATATGGGTACAAAGTTGCTAATTGCAACAAAGTTCAAGCATTTCTTGGACCTGTTGCATGTGGGTATTGGTTAA